The genomic stretch CCCTATGAGAGGCGGATATGACGGATCGGTAATATCCGAAAAAGGAATTCCTTGCCCAAATATCTTTACAGGCGCCCACAACTTCCACTCAATATATGAATACCTGCCGGTTAAATCTCTTCATGCTTCAAGCAACGTTGTTAAAGAGATAATAAAAAATTTAGCAAAATAATAAATACAAAAGGCTGTTTAAAGCAGCCTTTGACTTATCTTAAAACTTTGGCTCTGTTAAAATATAGTGTTGATTATGATATTTTAGATTCCAAAAAATGTAACTAAATATTGTATAAAAGACGATAATGTCCGAAATTAGCAATCGACGTAAATGACTTTTTAAATTTATAGTATATCTTTAGTGTTTTACATTTATAACGATTAAGCTTAGTATTTTTTGCCAAGAAATATCACAATTAGGTATTTTAATAGAAACTAAAATATATAGAAAATTTTAAATTTATAGATCAAGTGGTTTAAAAGAGGCGGGAGATCCGCCTCGAAGTTTATAATTTTTAGAGCATAAAGAATGCTATTACCACAACAGCTATGGCCATAGCCGGAGCGGTTCTTTTTGCAATCTCAATAGGGCTTACCATCGCAAGACCTGCACAAACGATAGCAGCACCAGCAATTGGAGATGATGAGCGACCAAGAGCACCTGCTATAGCAGCAGCCATACCAAGTTTGGTTTGCTCGAAACCAAGATCTTGAGCGTGTACAGTTATAGCACCGTTAAACGCCATAGTAGCAGCATCGCCAGAACCTGTAACTACAGCCATTAGATAAGGTATAAACGTACCTCCAAGTCTTACGAACTCTTCTGAGTGTTTTAATACGTTAGTAACAGCATCTATGGCTCCGCAAGCCTTAAGACCGGCAACGAAAACGCCCGCAGCGATGATGATACCGATAACCTCAGCATAAGCGCTTCCCATACCTTTGAAGAACTCTGAAGTAATCTTTTCTGGGCTTGTCCATGTTACAAATACAGCCAAAATAGCACCAAGCAACATAGCTTCGGCAACACCCATCTTAGTCCAAGTTAAAAATGAAATCTTATGTAGATCAGTTCCGCCAATAACAAGAATAATAAGTGGTACTAAAGGCATAAGAGCAAATAAAATATTTACTTTTATAGGCTCTGCAGTAGCTGCGTCTCCGACTTTTTGTGAAAAATCTTGACCTTTTTGATAGTCTTTAAACAATATAGCCGTAACGCTTAATATAACTAAAACAACTATAAATGCAGCCATAGCATTTGGAAATTGAACCTTAATAACATCAGGTATAGTTACCTTAGCCATATCTGAAACAAATGCGTTGTGTGCTGATCCAGGACTTAACACTCCACCGAAAGTTCCTGAAAATACAGCAGCGCCAGCCATAGCAGGACGAACACCAGAAGCCATAAGAAGAGGTATCATAGTGGCACCAACAGCAGCAGAACATCCAGCAGCAGAAGGGATAGCTATGTTAACAAAAAATGTAATCACGAATGTGAGAGGAACAAGTAAAAATCCTATATTTTTCATAGGTTTTGTAAGTAGAGTAACCAGATGCTGATCACACTTAGTAACCTTCATAACGTAAGCAAAACCCATACTCGCACAAATAGCCTTAATAAGTCCTGCTGAAGTCATTGACTTTGTAAACTGAGCAAGAGCATCAAGAGGAGTAAGGCAAATCGCGCAAAGCACCAAACCAACACCTATAAGGACGGTTTTAGTCTCTCTCTTTTTAATAAGCAGATATACAACTGCAACTAAGCCTAAAACGGCACATATTAGCTTTAAAGTAGCCATATTTAACCTTTCTTATAAATTGTATATAATGTTTACATACTGTTTAATTATATTCATCTTAATTTTAAATAAAAATTAAAATCTATCTAAAATGTAAAACTATCTCCAACCGCGATACTTTCCGTATCTTTTTTATAGCGCATTTTTAATACAGCATCATTTCCTAGTATCTTTGCGCTATTGCCGGCTATCTTTAGTCCAACCCCTTCAGGTAGAGCGTAGATGATACTCTCTTGATTTACTATCAAAAACTCTTCAAGCCTCTCTTCCCTACTCTCTCCATTATGTCCAGCTATCTTTCCGCTAATGAAGTGAGGGTTGATTTGATGAGGGAAAATATTTAAAGCGTCAAAAAGTTTTGGCATTATGATAGGCATATCGTTTGTTGTCATAATAGTACTTCCAGCTACGTTTGCGCCAGCAGACCAGCCAAAATACGGAGTTCCGGCCTCAACTTTCTCTCTTATTGCATCAACTAAATCATATTTATATAGATAATAAAGCAAAACAAAGGTGTTCCCCCCTCCTATTGATATTGCTTTAGCATTCTTTACAGCCTGTTTTGGATCGTTAAATCTATGAATTGATTTTATATTTTTATTTTGGAGACAATCTTGAACCTTAAGCTCATATTCATCGTTTGTGCGTCTAACTCCCGCATAAGGGATAAAGAGTACCTCCTCATCGCAAACTCCATGCTCTGTCAAAAACTCGTTAATCCAAGGCCTACAGTGGTTTAAATAACCAGTATCCTTGTAGCCTGAACTGCTTAAAAGCAAAGCTTTTTTCATAATACTCTCCTGTAATAAATGTTTTTTATTATTGTTGTATTCTAAAAACAACTTTAAATTTAAAAAAATATAAAAAATAATTTTTAAAAATCTAATTTATAAAACGATATATAAATAATGCTTAAAAAAGGGTTAAAAGCTACGCTTAAGTAAATATTTTATTAATAAACCCAGGCAATAAAAATCAAATAAATTTTTAAGCAAAAAGCCACCTTAAAATCACACATTCCAACTAAAATTTAAAATACTGGGTATTAAAAATCGCCATATTCTTAATTTCTTTAAATTTAAATTATCAATTTTTAAATTCTTTAAAATTTAAACAAATACCAATTGCAAGCTGGCAAAGTCCTGCTGCAAAGAAAAAATATATAAAATCCAAAAATTTATTATCATTCATAATCATAAGAAAAACAAACAAAACAAGGCAAACAATAGAACCCAAATAAAATCTCTTGTCAAGTCTTGCAAAAGCGATAAAAGCTACACTTAAGATTCCAAGCAAAATGCTCATGCTTTCTCCTTTTTAAATCTAAGACTAAGCCACACAAAGACAAGAGAAACAAAGAGACAAGTAAGCGAAATCTTAAAAATTTCAAAATTTACGAAAGAACCATTTGCTATAGAGACTATAAAAACAACAGCAAAAACCACAGAAGTTATAACAGAACTTAAAGAGTATCCATATTTTTTGACAAAAATTGCGCCGATCAATGAAATAAACGCAAAAGCGGTAAAAAAGGCATAAACTTCATATTCGTACCTAAACTCATTTTCATAAGGTATTAGCTGATTTGCAAGTAAATAAATGCCAAGAGCGGTAAATAGCCCTATAAAAAACGCATTATTAAATACTTTTATCATATATATTGCGACTTTAGAGTGCTGCTTTTGACTCCACAAATAAGCTCCTGAGGCGCACATAATAAGCCCAAGACAGCCAAATACAAAAAATACAAATCTAACCAGCTCTCCACCAAAGCCGCCTACATGAAAAATTCTCATAAACAGCATTACAAGATTTGCCCTAGGAACCTCTCTTTCAAAAACCTCCTCAAGCTTTTCTCCGCTTACGGCATCGAAAACTTTAGATTCAAAGCTTAGGCCTTTTTCGGTAAATGGCTTACTAGGCACAAAATTTAGCTGTATATGAGCTGTGCCCTGCATACTTCTTTGAATCACTATACTCTCAAAATTTTTATTTGAATGTTTATCTACAATACTTTTAACTTGATCGGTAGTAGGCATAAATTTAGCTCTTCTTGTCATCATATTAGCCATAAATTCCTTACTTTTGCTAAACTGATCTCTCATTTTTGATAAAGATTGTTCAGTGATATTTATCTCTTTATTTTGAGATAAATTTTGCATTACCAAAGGCTTCATATCATTTGATTTTACATTCTGCTTAACTAAATTTTTAGATACTTCATCATCTTTTTTAATAGTTAAGTTTTGCTCAGCCATCGCCTTTGCAAGAGCCCTTTGTCTTTTGCGCTCCTCATTTCTAGCCTTAGCCTTGGCAGTAAAATCCTGTTGCATACTCGCCTTATTTTGATTGGCCACTTCAGAATATATACCCTTTAGCATAAACCTCTCGACCAGATAAAGTCCTGAAACGCTAAGCATTAAAAATATCACAAACCCACTAACACTAGCTAGAATATGAGAATCCATCCAAAAGGACTTTTGTCTAAATTTGAAAAAATCCTTTAAAATTCTCTTATGTATCATAATGCCAGACAATAAAACAAAAAGCATAGCTATGGTTATATAGCCGATTATTTCGCGTGCAGTTACTCGATTTATAAACCACAAATCATAATGAAGCGCGCTCAAAAAACCTCCGCCGTAAGTGCTTCTGCCTCTTATAATCTCAGATGTGTCCGGATCTATCTTGACTATTTTTCGGTTTCTTCTATGCTCTCTAACTCTTACGTCATCATGCCAGGATATGGTTATGTAAGGGGTAAATTCACTAGGCGGTGTTATCCTCCAAATATCGGAATTTGGATGGTGTTCTTTAAGATATTCAAGCGAAGTATCCAGATATTCACTATTTTTGTAATTTATCTTATAATATTCAGGCTGCATAAACAAAGTTATATCATCTTTATAATAAGCCAAGGTTCCACTAAAAAATATAAAAAATATTATCCATGTAAAGGCAAGTCCAAAATATCTATGAAAGAGTCGAAGCATCATCATATCGTGACCGCCAAAGTAGTGAATAAAACTGTTAATACAAGAACAAATTTAAGTCTTATTGTATAGCAGAATAAAAACCAAAGGGTAAAAATGCCCATAAATAAAAAATTTGCAACTACAAGCTTTTCATTTTGAATAACGCTTAAAAAATTTGGAATTTTGACACTAAAATAATAAGATATGATAAATCCGAATACGCTGCAAACAATCGTTCTAATGATAAACTCTTTAGTTTTTGAGAGCAAAAGCATCCTTGATCTTTAGAAATTAATTTAGGATTATAAATTAATATGAATAAAAATTAACTTAATACAATTATGATATTTATTAATATTTATCCTGAATTTTGATAATCCAGGATAAATTTCGATATGCCTAAAAAATCTTAGTATCCAATCAATTTGTTTAAAAATTTGATATTATATTCTAGTTTTTAACTCCTCAAAAGCACTTTCTTGATTTTTTAAAAGATTCCTCTCTTTATCTCTCGCTACATAGATTTTAAAAATATTTTCTCCGTTTTTATCATAAAACTGCACCGATTTTGAAAGCATTCCCATGAATGTCTGAGTTACGAAAAAGATCTTATCTATATCGCTTGCTTTTAGGTGTCCGCCGAAATTTGACTCTTTCATGCTGAAGTTATAATACCCTTGTGCATGCTGTCCGCTTGGAATTTTGGTTTTAAACTCTATGATAAACGATGGAGTGTTTTTAACAAAAAGCACTTCACCCCAGCTGCCTATCTCACCGATGATCTCGTCAAATTTAGCCCCATCGGCAAATCTGCAAAACTCGCAAGGCAGGTTTAAAAGCACATCCATCTCTTTTAGCCCAAGCTCTTTACCTATTTCACCTAGTGAAATTTTTGGATTTTTCTCGATTAGAGATTTTACTTTTTCTTTCATTTTAATCCTTTTTAAATAAAATTTGGCAAATTATAGCATAATATTACAATTTAGATAATAATTATCAACACAAAATGAACTGATATTAAAAGAGGATTATCTAAGCCCTCTATCTCTTTTAGCTTTTTAAGTATTTTAATGCTAACACTATTATCTAATTTCTTAAGCTCTTTTAACGCATTTTTACTGAAATTTACTTTCATATTTTTACGCCAAGCTCTTTAGCTACTTCATCAAGAGTATAAAACTGAGGATTAGGATCACTCTCTATCTTTTTTAACTCTTCCATGGCATCTATATAATCATTCATATCTTCTAAGAATCTTTTTATAGCTTCTTGAACGTAAAAGCTTTTTGTTATTTTAGTATCTTAAGTAGTATTAATAACATAAAACTAATTCAACGAATTTTCAAGCACTCTTTTTCTCTCTTGCCAATCACTCATATAAACACTAAGATATTCATAAAATTTTTTACTATGATCAGTATGAATCAAATGCGCTAATTCGTGAAATATAACGTATTCTACGCATTTTTTTGGTTTTTTGATTAGTTCAAGATTTAAGTTTATATATGATTTTGCCGCATTGCAGCTGCCCCAGCGAGTCTTCATCTTGCGAATTCTTACATTTTTTATATCTCTTTTTACCATCTTATTAAACTCGTTTATGATGTTAAAAAAACAGATAAGCGCCTTATCTTTATACCACTCATCAAGTAGTTTTTGCTTCTTTTTAAAGTTATTCTTATCTCGCACAAAAAGCTCTAAAGTGCCTCTGTTAAGTCTTACAAACTCTTCTTTGCTCTCATTTACTTTTAGCCTATAGCTTCTTCCTAGATACTTCATCTCTTCGCCGCTTACAAGCTCTTTTTCACGACTTTTAAATTTGGCAAAGAATTCCTGCTTGATAATTATCCACTTCTCGCGCTTTTTAAACACAAACCCTATATGCTCATCGCTCGCATCTTTTGGTGCGTTAATTATTACTTCACCGCTTGGCTTAACTTTAATGCTAAAGTTTTTAATATCCTTTTTGATAATTTTTACGCTTTTAAGCATAATGATTTATTCCTATGTTGCGCATAACTTCATAAATTTCAGTTTTATTTTCAATATTTATGTCAAATTTATCCTCTATATCCCATAAAAGCTCATCTATAGCCCCCTCTATCTCGTTTTTTACATCTATATTTTTATCCCACTCAGGTCTCAGTGCGTAAGAGCTGTAAATTTCATCTATCTTTTGAGCTAAAGCGACAAGCTCCTCTTCATCTATCTGAGTTAAGTCTGCTAAATTCTCATACATATCGGCAATCGATCTCTTGCCCTTAAATTCCTCTTTCATCTCATCTTTTTTATTTACTATCTGCTCTTTTATAGCTCTTAAAGCGGTTAATTTTTCTTCATCACTCAAGCGTCCGGCGGTATATTCATCTATGATTTTTTGAATTTGAGCTGAAATAGACCTGTAAAATGCCGGATTTGAGTCAAATTTTTCAGTCACAACTGCATCTAGCGCACTTTTGATACTTTCAGCTTTTGCATTTGCCGCCACAAGCCTATCTACTTCACTATCAAATTCCGCCTCAAATATATTTACAATCCTACTTAGAGTATTAACTCCTTTTGCGTTTATAAAAGTATCAAGCAGCTTTTGCATATCTTTTTCATACTTATTAAAGTCGCATTTTTCTTGATACATTATCTGCACGATACTTCTTAATTCATTATAAAATTTGATTTTACTCTTATACTCTTTTATCTCAATACCAGTTAAAATTTCTGCCGTCTTGTCACTACTTAAGGCTAGAGCAAAAGCCCTCGCAAGAGATGAAAGCCACTCTTTAAAATTTTTACGCTTATCTTTATCATCCAAAGACTTCGCATAACTCTCTACATCATTTTTAAACTCCACATCTTTAAAAAGCTCCTCTAAATGAGTATAGTAAGTTTTTACTTTTGATATCTCGCTTCTTACATCTATAACAGCCCCCACTATATCCACCCCGTCAAATCCGCTTAGACACTCGTAGCTTTCAAGGCTATCGCTTAGCTCTCTTAAAAGCCCTCTATAGTCTATTATAAGCCCGTAGTCTTTGCCCTCATATACCCTGTTTACTCTTGCTATGGCTTGAAGCAGATTATGCTCTTTTAAAGGTTTATCGACGTATAAGATAGCGGCTCTTGGAGCGTCAAAACCCGTTAGAAGCTTATCAACGACTATCAGCATATCCATATCATCACCGTTTAAAAACTCATCTTTTACGGTATCTATATATCTTTCATTATCTCCATACTCTTTTTCTATATCTTTCATTGCATTTATTACAAATTCTCTGCTTCCGCCTACATTTTCATCCTGTTCGTTTGATATGACAAAGGCTGTTTTTATCTCGCCCAAATCTTTAAAAATTTGATGATACTTTATCGCCTCAAATTTTGAGCTAGTTGCAAACATAGCTTTAAATCCGGGCTTTGCAAACTCTTTAAAATGTTTATTTATATCCATAGCCACAAGATATAGCCTTTGCTCACTTGAAGCCACCTTGCTAAATTTAGCCCACTTTTGCTGCAAATCTCTCTTTTGCTCATCGCTTAAATTTCTGCAAATCGCCTTAAATCTCTCATCTAAAATTTCAGGATTTGAAATTTCTTGCTCCACAAATCTACCCTCATACAAAAGCGGCAGCACTGCTCCGTCTCTAACCGCGTCATCTATCGTATATCTGTGTATCTCTCCGCCAAATTTTGCAAAGCTATTTTTCTCACGTTTTAAAAGCGGAGTTCCCGTAAAGCCTATATAGCAAGCGTTTGGCAACGCTCTTCTCATGGCTATATGCAAATCGCCCCCTTGAGTTCGGTGACTCTCATCAACCAATACAAAGATATTGTTATCGTTTAATACTGTTTTGGAGTTTGCAACGCTTGCAAATTTATGCACTAAAGTTGTTATAACGCCGACATTACTTTTTAGCTTATGGGTCAAATTTGCACCGCTAAAGCAGCGTTCAACCCTTATATCGGTATTCTTAAAAGCTCCTTCTATCTGCTTATCAAGCTCGATACGATCGCTTACTATTATTACTTTTGAATTTGTATAAATTTGCTTTAAAAGCTTGGTTAGCATAACCATAGTTAGGCTCTTTCCGCTTCCTTGGGTATGCCAAATAAGCCCACCCGTTCTTTTGCCGTCTTCTATTCGCTCGACTCTTTTTAGAGTTCTTTTGATACCAAAAAACTGCTGATACCTGCAAATTTTCTTAACTCTATTATCAAAAAGGATAAAATTTCTCATGAGATCAAGAAGTCTATCCGGTCTTAGCAAGGCATAAAGTGTCATATCAAGAGCTGTTATGCTTCTATCGTTTACAAATTTAGCTAAATTCTCTCTCGCACTCTCTTCTTCCTCTTCTTTCCAAATAGAGTAAAATTCAGGCTTTGTTAGAGTGGTGCCGTATCTTGCTTCATTTGCGTTGGCAGCTAATGTAAGCTGTATAAATTTAAAAAGATGTGGTATCTCGCCCTTTTCTTGCTCTTTTAGAAGCTGGTTTATACCGTTTTGGACGTTTATGCTTGATTTTTTAAGCTCAATGACAGTCAAAGGAATGCCGTTTACAAAAAGCACCAGATCGGGTCTTCTGCTCTTTTTGTCGCTTTTATCAGACTTGGCCACGGCAAATTCTTCGGTTATATAAAAGTCGTTATTGTAGATATTTTCAAAATCGATAAATTTTATGCTAAAACTTCTTTTAGAGCCGTCAGGCAAGCTCTCTTCATAACTCTCCCCCATTAAAAGCATATTTGTAACTCGCTCGTTTGCCACGCCTAGACCCTCATTTAGGCTTACATCGAGATGTTCGATAGCTCTGGTTATGCTTTGAGGAGAAAATTTATAAATTTCACCCTTGTATTCGTATGAATTTAGCTCGTTTAGCTTTTTAGCCAAAATTTCTTTGAAAAGAACATTTGATGTTTGGTTGTCTCTTAGTTTTAAATTTTCATCTCTGCTTATAAATTTATAACCAAACAGTTCACTTTTAAGTAAATTTATGCAGTTTTGTTGCAATGCTTTTTCCGATGTGTTTGGGGTCATTTTAGATCCTTTAAATCACTACATTCTAAAAATAAACTTTTTACTTTTTCATCAAATTTTTTCTTCCTTTTTTTAATACCTTCTTTTCTTATTTTCCATTCATCAAAAGCATCTTTTTTTATTTCATAAACTTTTACAACCCTATAAAGTCTTGCTTTGCTTTCTTCTCCAAAATCATCATACGTTTTTACAATTTCAAGATGACATTTTATAAAAGAGCCATTTCCGAAATCATATTTGCTATCAATGACATCGTTTTTAAATTTACTATCCCCCATGCTAAAATCTATCTTTTCATTTTTATAAATTCCTTTCCATTTGTATTTACCTTCTTTTAGAACAGGAGATATTAATTCTATGACGGCATCATCATCTTCTTCCAATTCCTTACCATCGTTGATAATAAAATTTTTAAACTCTACTCTTTCAATGATTGTTTCTTTTTTAACTTCAGAGCCAAATCCAACTTTTTGTATTTTTTCATATTTTTCTAACTTTGAATAATAATTTGATAACGGTCTTGCTATTTTTTGTTCTAAATTTATATCTTGCGAAATATCATTTTTATTACTCTTATTTTTAAGTTCAGCTATTTCAAGTTCTAATTTTTTAACTTCCAATCTATTTTTTTTATATGCACCGCTACAAATATGTTTTATCAATTCAACAATCTTATTGGCAACATATCCTATGGTAGCTGCTGAAATTGAAGATGCTGTTGGGTATTTTTCTATTACCTCCAAAATTTCAATATATCCGCCTTTTTCAGGAACTTTACTTTCAAGTTTTATTTCGACATCCAACACAGCACACACGACACTAACAATATTTAGAAAATCTTTTTCTATACTATTTCTAACAAATGCATTCATAGAGTGAGAATTATCATTTAAATAATAATGAACTATCAGTCTATTTCTTGCTTGGCTAATATTTTTATTATTATCATTCATAACATCAAGTCCTTACCTTTCCTGTTAATAAATTTTGCATAAGTCCTTGCTTTTGTGTTTTTAAGCTCTCTAGTTTGTTTTCTAAAATTTTTATCTCATCATCACAAGCGGTTAAAATTTCTGCGATTTTTTGTTGTTCTTTTAAAGCTATTGGTATCAAAATTTTTTTTGATAAAAATGTTGCATTTGATATATTGATAGTATTTTTAGCACCTTTTTGAATAATTGTTTGCAAGTAGTTTTTTGTTCTTATTGATGACTCAAAATAAAAATGTAACCAAGCTCCCAAATATCTATTTATTGGTGTAAAAACTCCATACAATGGAGATACTATAACATTTTTTCCATTGAAATTTTGCTTTATTATTCCATAAGGAAAATTACCAGTAGGGCTTTTCGTGTAAACAATATCAAAAGGTTTTACAAGATTATAATTTAAAGTATCTTGTGCTGCAAAGCTTCTCCCCAAATACTCTATTTGGTTGATAATTCCGACATGAACAGACACAGAATACACATCACTTTTACCATCACTTTTAAGCTTATGCTCTGTCAAAATCTCTCCAAGTTTAGTTTCTTGCCACTCGTCGTTGAAGTTTGGAAGGCGGATTTTGGTGGTAAGAAGGTTTTGCATTAAGCCTTTTTTGAACTCTTTTTTTGATTTGATTAGTTCTGCGGTTAAATTTATAGCCCTATCCCAAGTAGATAAAATTTCCGCTATTTTTTCTTGTTCATCAATCGGCGGAAGTAAAATTTCTAATGAAAAAAAATCTTTATCCGTGATATTTATCCTATCGTGTCTAGCACCATAGTTTGCTACACTTTTAACTTGGTTATACCAAAAAATACTCTTAAAAAAATACGATAAAAATTTTGCCTTTTTCTCATCTTCCACTCTAAATACAGTATATAAAGGTGAAACTATACCAATGGAAATCAAATTTCTATTAATAGGTCCTGTTGGTGCATTTATGGAAATTCGTGGGTTATAAACAAAATCTCCATAATCTACAATATAGTAGTCTTGAATATTATTTTTGTTTGCTATGTCTTTATCAAAATATTCATTTTGCACGACAATTCCATTTGTTGCCGAATTTGATAAAACTAAATTTATAAAGCTATCTTTATTTTTAGTTGAAACTTTTTCAGCAACATCTCCCAGCCTTACAACCCTCCACCCGCTCGGCAAATTTTTAAAACTATTCATCTTTATCCCTCATAGTCCAAGCTCCTTAAGATAGCCATCCATCTTATCTTGAACTATTTTTAGCTCATCTTCAAGCCGTGAAATTTCAAGCTTAACAGCGGTCATATCGACTTGCTCTTCTTCCTCGTAAGTATCTACATATCTAGGGATGTTTAGATTAAAATCATTTTGCTCTATCTCGTTTATGCTTGCTACGTGAGAATACTTATCGATCCGGCTTCTATTTTTGTATGCGGTGATGATCTTTTGGATATTTTCATCAGTTAGGCTGTTTTGATTTTTGCTCTTTTCAAATTCACGGCTAGCGTCTATAAAAATCACGTCTTCTTTAGTGCGATTTTTCTTAAAGATCATGATGCAAACCGGTATACTTGTGCCGTAAAATAGATTTGCAGGCAGTCCGATGACCGCATCAAGTAGATTTTCTCTTATTAGTTTTTCTCTTATCCTTCCCTCACTAGCTCCCCTAAATAGCACGCCGTGGGGCAAAATCACGCCCATAGTTCCGTTTGAATTTAAAGAGCTTATCATGTGAAGCACGAAAGCAAAATCGCCCTTGCTCTTTGGAGGCACACCTCTTTTAAACCTGCCAAAACTGTCATTTGCGGCTATATCTTCACCCCATTTATCAAGGCTAAAAGGCGGATTTGCAACGACCACATCAAAGGTTTTTAAAAGACTATTTTCAAGATGAAGCGGATTTCTTATCGTATCGCCCCACTCGATAACCGAGTCATTTATCTCATGCAAAAACATATTCATTTTACAAAGCGCTTGGGTTTGGCTATTTTTCTCCTGTCCGTAAAGACGGAAATTTTGACCGTTTGTCTGCTTGCTGACTTTTATCAGCAAAGAGCCTGATCCGCAGGTTGGGTCATATATCATGGCGCCGTCTTTTGGCTCTACAAGCTGAGCTAGCAGATCAGAAACCTCTCCCGGAGTATAAAATTCTCCGCCTTTTTTACCGGCATCGCTAGCAAATTTTGATATAAGATACTCATACGCATCGCCTATAGCGTCGCTACTTGCTAGGCGTGATGGACGCAGGTCAAGTCTAGGATCGCTAAAGTCTTCGATTAGGTGCTTTAAGATAGCATTTCTTTCTTTTGTGTCTCCAAGCTTGTTTTTATTGTTAAAATCAATGCTTCTAAAAATCCCTTCCAGCTTTTCGGAGTTATCCTCCTCTATCTTATCAAGCATTTTATTAATGATCTCGCCTAGATTATCCGCCTCTTTTTGCTCTATAAGCCTTTCAAACGTATGCTCTTCATCGAGTCTAAATTTCTCACGCTTTAAGCTAGCCTCTATGCGATCTTTTTTATCGCCATATTTTTCTTTTAAATTTTCAAGCTTTTCTTTATAAAAATCGGAAAGATACTTTATAAAAAGCATCGTTAAAATATAATCCTTATAATCGCTACTATCTATAGTGCCGCGAAATGTATCGCAAGCCTTCCAAACTACATTATTTATAGTATCTTTTGTTGTTTTTTGCATTTTTATCCTTTGATTGCTTCTTGGAATACTGATTTTGTAAAGATTTTGTTTTTCTCTACCATAGATGTTAAAATTTCATTTTTTTTAGCTGATATTTCTAAAAATTTTACGATTTGTTGCTGTTTTTGCAGACTAATACTAGGAACTTTAATCTTAGCAAGATCGCTTACTTTTATAGCGGCTATTCTTCCTGAAATGTCGCTATAAAGGGCTTTTTTAACGATATTGCTGTTTAGGTAGTAAGCTATAAATTTTGGCTCAAAACTATTTTTTAATCTTAAGCGAGCAACAAGAGATGAAAATATCAAATTTTCGTATTGAGCATCTATACTCACGGCAAAATTTGGCCATCTAAGGCGTATTAAAACATCTCCTTTTCTTACTAAATAATCATCTTTTAATTGCTC from Campylobacter sp. RM16189 encodes the following:
- a CDS encoding PepSY domain-containing protein, which gives rise to MMMLRLFHRYFGLAFTWIIFFIFFSGTLAYYKDDITLFMQPEYYKINYKNSEYLDTSLEYLKEHHPNSDIWRITPPSEFTPYITISWHDDVRVREHRRNRKIVKIDPDTSEIIRGRSTYGGGFLSALHYDLWFINRVTAREIIGYITIAMLFVLLSGIMIHKRILKDFFKFRQKSFWMDSHILASVSGFVIFLMLSVSGLYLVERFMLKGIYSEVANQNKASMQQDFTAKAKARNEERKRQRALAKAMAEQNLTIKKDDEVSKNLVKQNVKSNDMKPLVMQNLSQNKEINITEQSLSKMRDQFSKSKEFMANMMTRRAKFMPTTDQVKSIVDKHSNKNFESIVIQRSMQGTAHIQLNFVPSKPFTEKGLSFESKVFDAVSGEKLEEVFEREVPRANLVMLFMRIFHVGGFGGELVRFVFFVFGCLGLIMCASGAYLWSQKQHSKVAIYMIKVFNNAFFIGLFTALGIYLLANQLIPYENEFRYEYEVYAFFTAFAFISLIGAIFVKKYGYSLSSVITSVVFAVVFIVSIANGSFVNFEIFKISLTCLFVSLVFVWLSLRFKKEKA
- the pepE gene encoding dipeptidase PepE, producing the protein MKKALLLSSSGYKDTGYLNHCRPWINEFLTEHGVCDEEVLFIPYAGVRRTNDEYELKVQDCLQNKNIKSIHRFNDPKQAVKNAKAISIGGGNTFVLLYYLYKYDLVDAIREKVEAGTPYFGWSAGANVAGSTIMTTNDMPIIMPKLFDALNIFPHQINPHFISGKIAGHNGESREERLEEFLIVNQESIIYALPEGVGLKIAGNSAKILGNDAVLKMRYKKDTESIAVGDSFTF
- the hutX gene encoding heme utilization cystosolic carrier protein HutX, translated to MKEKVKSLIEKNPKISLGEIGKELGLKEMDVLLNLPCEFCRFADGAKFDEIIGEIGSWGEVLFVKNTPSFIIEFKTKIPSGQHAQGYYNFSMKESNFGGHLKASDIDKIFFVTQTFMGMLSKSVQFYDKNGENIFKIYVARDKERNLLKNQESAFEELKTRI
- the dcuC gene encoding C4-dicarboxylate transporter DcuC, translating into MATLKLICAVLGLVAVVYLLIKKRETKTVLIGVGLVLCAICLTPLDALAQFTKSMTSAGLIKAICASMGFAYVMKVTKCDQHLVTLLTKPMKNIGFLLVPLTFVITFFVNIAIPSAAGCSAAVGATMIPLLMASGVRPAMAGAAVFSGTFGGVLSPGSAHNAFVSDMAKVTIPDVIKVQFPNAMAAFIVVLVILSVTAILFKDYQKGQDFSQKVGDAATAEPIKVNILFALMPLVPLIILVIGGTDLHKISFLTWTKMGVAEAMLLGAILAVFVTWTSPEKITSEFFKGMGSAYAEVIGIIIAAGVFVAGLKACGAIDAVTNVLKHSEEFVRLGGTFIPYLMAVVTGSGDAATMAFNGAITVHAQDLGFEQTKLGMAAAIAGALGRSSSPIAGAAIVCAGLAMVSPIEIAKRTAPAMAIAVVVIAFFML
- a CDS encoding SprT family zinc-dependent metalloprotease gives rise to the protein MLKSVKIIKKDIKNFSIKVKPSGEVIINAPKDASDEHIGFVFKKREKWIIIKQEFFAKFKSREKELVSGEEMKYLGRSYRLKVNESKEEFVRLNRGTLELFVRDKNNFKKKQKLLDEWYKDKALICFFNIINEFNKMVKRDIKNVRIRKMKTRWGSCNAAKSYINLNLELIKKPKKCVEYVIFHELAHLIHTDHSKKFYEYLSVYMSDWQERKRVLENSLN